In Aquimarina sp. TRL1, a single window of DNA contains:
- a CDS encoding M12 family metallopeptidase: MKTKQRIRTLATASLGVMLLFSSCQNEKIEDNITDDPTINGKFIEKYFRGDLVEVEEIGNGEYLYNSDIILSEEMLSDKAEKYDPEKAPVVGMNEKLALYGSVRKWPNNTVIYRLGNLNNTLRSNLREAFKRWSSKTNIRFKERTNESYYVTIYQSNNVCSGCGRASFGVQGTRGTIQLGHSASISLIVHEIGHTLGFVHEQTRADRDNYVRIRWENIQPGMEGNFRKSNNARLLTDQFDINSIMMYHPYGFSKNRQPTITLLNGQIYHGAQSTISRLDIAGTNSAYPINNPGDICKGISEWVRGRQYFVGDQVTYRGYLYTLLSNYNWKQEGRCGN; the protein is encoded by the coding sequence ATGAAAACTAAACAAAGAATCAGAACATTAGCAACCGCATCTTTAGGAGTGATGCTTCTTTTTTCATCCTGTCAAAATGAAAAAATAGAAGACAACATCACAGACGATCCAACTATTAATGGAAAATTCATTGAAAAATATTTTAGAGGAGACCTGGTAGAGGTTGAGGAAATTGGCAATGGAGAATACCTTTACAATTCCGATATTATTCTTTCTGAAGAAATGTTATCCGACAAAGCAGAAAAATATGATCCCGAAAAGGCACCAGTTGTCGGAATGAACGAAAAACTAGCTTTATACGGTTCTGTTAGAAAATGGCCTAATAATACTGTTATCTACAGATTAGGAAATCTAAACAACACTCTTCGATCTAATCTCAGAGAAGCTTTTAAAAGATGGTCAAGCAAAACTAATATTAGATTTAAGGAAAGAACCAATGAATCATACTATGTAACCATCTATCAATCTAATAATGTTTGTTCTGGTTGCGGTAGAGCTTCTTTTGGTGTACAAGGTACCCGAGGAACCATACAATTAGGACACAGTGCAAGCATTAGCCTTATTGTTCATGAGATAGGACATACATTAGGTTTTGTTCATGAGCAAACAAGAGCTGACAGAGACAACTATGTAAGAATACGATGGGAAAATATCCAGCCAGGAATGGAAGGTAACTTCAGAAAAAGCAATAATGCCAGGTTACTAACGGATCAATTTGACATTAATTCTATTATGATGTACCATCCGTATGGTTTTTCTAAAAACAGACAACCAACCATCACCTTATTAAACGGACAAATTTATCACGGAGCTCAAAGCACGATTTCTCGCTTGGATATTGCAGGAACAAATAGCGCTTACCCTATTAACAATCCAGGAGATATCTGTAAAGGGATTAGCGAATGGGTTCGTGGCAGACAATATTTTGTAGGAGACCAGGTTACCTACCGAGGTTACTTATACACCTTATTGAGCAATTATAATTGGAAACAGGAAGGACGTTGCGGAAACTAA
- the gyrB gene encoding DNA topoisomerase (ATP-hydrolyzing) subunit B → MSEEKKHNYSADSIQALEGMEHVRMRPSMYIGDVGVRGLHHLVYEVVDNSIDEALAGYCDRIEVTINEDNSITTKDNGRGIPVGIHKKEGVSALEVVMTKIGAGGKFDKDSYKVSGGLHGVGVSCVNALSDHLHAIVYKDGKIWEQEYERGKTLYPVKSTGDTDQSGTVVTFKPDKSIFQQTTEYSYDTLASRMRELAYLNKGITITLTDKRHKDEEGNDISEVFYSEEGLKEFVRFLDGSRNPIIGHVIAMEGEKNDIPVEVAMIYNDSYAENLHSYVNNINTHEGGTHLSGFRRGLTSTLKKYADASGMLDKLKFEIAGDDFREGLTAIVSVKVGEPQFEGQTKTKLGNREVTSAVSQAVSEMLENYLEENPNDAKTIIEKVILAAQARHAAKKAREMVQRKTVMSIGGLPGKLSDCSEQDPALCEVFLVEGDSAGGTAKQGRDRNFQAILPLRGKILNVEKAMHHKVFENEEIKNIFTALGVTIGTEEDSKALNISKLRYHKIVIMCDADVDGSHISTLILTFFFRYMKELIENGHVYIAAPPLYLVKKGAKKQYAWNDTQRDQIMKEYGDNSKIQRYKGLGEMNAEQLWETTMNPEYRTLHQVTIDNLTEADRVFSMLMGDEVPPRREFIEKNAVYANIDA, encoded by the coding sequence ATGAGTGAAGAAAAAAAACACAATTATTCGGCGGATAGCATTCAGGCGCTTGAAGGAATGGAGCATGTGCGTATGCGTCCTTCAATGTATATTGGAGATGTAGGAGTAAGAGGATTGCATCACTTAGTGTATGAGGTAGTTGATAATTCAATTGATGAAGCATTAGCAGGATATTGTGATCGAATAGAAGTCACCATTAATGAAGATAATTCTATTACAACCAAAGATAATGGGCGAGGAATTCCTGTAGGAATTCATAAGAAAGAAGGAGTCTCAGCATTGGAAGTTGTAATGACAAAGATAGGTGCAGGAGGAAAGTTTGATAAAGATTCATATAAGGTATCCGGTGGACTGCATGGAGTTGGAGTTTCCTGTGTGAATGCATTATCGGATCATTTGCATGCTATTGTATATAAAGATGGAAAGATTTGGGAGCAGGAGTATGAAAGAGGAAAAACTTTATATCCTGTAAAAAGTACTGGAGATACAGATCAGTCAGGAACAGTAGTGACATTCAAACCTGATAAGAGTATTTTTCAGCAAACAACAGAGTATAGTTATGATACGCTGGCAAGTAGAATGCGAGAGCTCGCTTACCTCAATAAGGGGATTACGATAACACTGACAGATAAGAGACATAAAGACGAAGAAGGGAATGATATTTCAGAGGTTTTTTATTCAGAAGAAGGATTAAAAGAATTTGTGAGATTTCTGGATGGGAGTCGTAACCCGATTATAGGGCATGTAATTGCCATGGAGGGAGAAAAGAATGATATTCCTGTTGAGGTAGCAATGATTTATAATGACTCTTATGCAGAGAATCTACATTCGTATGTGAATAATATTAATACGCATGAAGGAGGGACACATCTTTCTGGGTTTAGAAGAGGATTGACTTCTACACTAAAAAAATATGCGGATGCTTCAGGAATGTTAGATAAGTTAAAGTTCGAAATAGCGGGAGATGATTTTAGAGAAGGACTAACAGCAATTGTATCTGTTAAAGTAGGAGAACCGCAATTCGAAGGGCAGACAAAAACCAAATTAGGAAATAGGGAGGTAACTTCTGCTGTGTCTCAGGCAGTGTCTGAGATGTTAGAAAACTATCTGGAAGAAAATCCAAATGATGCAAAAACTATTATCGAGAAAGTAATTCTTGCTGCTCAAGCCAGGCACGCTGCGAAAAAAGCGCGTGAGATGGTTCAGAGAAAAACGGTAATGAGTATTGGAGGTTTGCCAGGGAAGTTATCTGACTGTTCAGAACAAGATCCTGCTTTGTGTGAGGTATTCTTAGTCGAGGGAGATTCGGCAGGTGGAACAGCCAAACAAGGGCGTGATAGAAATTTCCAGGCGATTCTGCCATTGAGAGGAAAAATTCTGAACGTAGAAAAAGCAATGCATCACAAGGTGTTTGAAAACGAAGAGATTAAAAATATCTTTACAGCCTTAGGGGTGACAATAGGAACGGAAGAAGATAGTAAAGCGCTTAATATTTCGAAATTAAGGTATCATAAAATTGTAATCATGTGTGATGCCGATGTCGATGGTAGCCATATCTCTACGCTTATTTTAACTTTCTTTTTCCGATACATGAAAGAATTGATAGAGAACGGACATGTTTATATTGCCGCTCCACCGCTTTATTTAGTGAAAAAAGGAGCTAAAAAGCAATATGCGTGGAATGATACACAACGAGATCAGATTATGAAAGAATACGGAGATAATTCGAAGATTCAGCGTTATAAAGGTCTTGGAGAGATGAATGCAGAACAGTTGTGGGAAACAACAATGAATCCTGAATACAGAACATTGCATCAGGTTACTATTGATAATCTGACAGAAGCAGACAGGGTATTCTCAATGTTGATGGGAGATGAAGTTCCACCAAGACGAGAATTTATAGAAAAGAATGCAGTATATGCTAATATTGATGCTTAA
- the secDF gene encoding protein translocase subunit SecDF, which translates to MQNKGIVRVFAILFGLVCIYQLSYTYLTYTKEKEAETYAQQKYPAEDASKLREIAQRQYLDSIGKEEIFAGISYNDAKDKELNKGLDLKGGINVILQISVKDILKGLANYSKDPSFNKALLATDETQKNSQNDYIDDFFKEFEKIPDAKFASPDIFANKNLSDDITYDMTNEQVKPVLKKKINESVTSAFEVLRKRIDKFGVTQPNIQRLGESGRILVELPGAKDVDRVKKLLQSTAQLEFWDVYKMEEVFPFLSAANNLLKEREEQQKKTADKVAETSEIASDSTKVDSTASKEDAAIADLLEDAEDSTNLEKAVNPLFDLIAGPGRQSGPVVVSVAIKDTAQFSAYLRDPQVRALLPVEQRYAKFVWGKQVKDVPFLDLYALKGNRDNVAELSGGVITDARQEYNQVGQVTVTMQMDGKGAKKWEEMTGRAFSQRSQIAIVLDDVVYSAPGVTSGPIGGGRSEITGDFDITEGQDLANVLRAGKLPASADIIQSEVVGPSLGQEAIDSGIMSFIIALVLILIWMIFYYGKAGAFADVALVVNILFIFGVLAGLKAVLTLPGIAGIVLTIGMSVDANVLIFERIREELTKGKSQKEAIKDGFSNALSSILDANITTGLTGLILLVFGTGPIKGFATTLLIGIATSLFTAIFITRLFIDGYGKNGKELAFSTSMTKNLFKNVNIDFIVKRKVAYIFSAIIVLAGLGSLFTQGLDQGVDFVGGRTYTVRFAKDVVPTEVEKDLIAVFESAQAKTLGADNQLKITTKYKVNETGEEVDSEISNKLFSALKPYLTEGLSYEEFSNGDEDKQVGIMSSMKVGPTIADDIKQAAFWSVLGSLIVVFLYILLRFRRWQFSLGAVTAVFHDVLVVLGVFSLTWKFMPFNMEIDQAFIAAILTVIGYSLNDTVVVFDRIREFLGEHTGWPLRKTVNAALNSTLSRTLNTSLTTLLVLVTIFIFAVPLRGFMFSLIIGVLVGTYSSLFIATPVMFDTVSKVGLKEKEEKPKEDLVEA; encoded by the coding sequence ATGCAAAACAAAGGTATTGTTAGGGTGTTTGCGATTTTATTTGGATTGGTGTGTATTTACCAATTATCGTATACATATTTGACCTACACAAAAGAAAAAGAAGCAGAAACGTATGCGCAGCAGAAATACCCTGCAGAAGATGCTTCTAAATTAAGAGAAATCGCTCAGCGTCAATATTTGGATTCTATAGGAAAAGAAGAAATTTTCGCGGGAATCAGTTATAATGATGCAAAGGATAAAGAACTTAATAAAGGACTTGACCTTAAAGGAGGAATTAATGTGATTCTTCAGATTTCGGTAAAAGATATTTTAAAAGGATTAGCGAATTATTCTAAAGATCCTTCTTTTAATAAAGCGTTACTTGCTACTGATGAAACACAAAAAAATAGTCAAAACGATTATATTGATGATTTCTTCAAAGAATTTGAGAAAATTCCAGACGCTAAATTTGCATCTCCTGATATTTTCGCTAATAAAAACCTGAGTGATGATATCACATATGATATGACGAATGAGCAGGTAAAACCTGTTTTGAAAAAGAAAATAAATGAGTCGGTAACATCTGCTTTTGAAGTATTGCGTAAACGTATTGATAAGTTTGGGGTAACACAACCAAATATTCAGCGTTTAGGAGAATCAGGACGTATTCTGGTAGAGTTGCCAGGAGCAAAAGATGTAGATAGAGTTAAGAAACTATTGCAAAGTACAGCACAGTTAGAATTCTGGGATGTATATAAAATGGAAGAAGTTTTTCCTTTTTTATCTGCCGCAAACAATTTGCTAAAAGAAAGAGAAGAGCAGCAAAAGAAGACAGCTGATAAGGTTGCAGAAACAAGCGAGATTGCATCTGACTCTACAAAAGTAGATTCGACAGCATCAAAAGAAGATGCAGCAATTGCAGATCTTTTGGAAGATGCAGAAGATTCTACAAATTTAGAAAAAGCTGTAAACCCGTTATTTGATTTAATTGCTGGGCCAGGAAGACAATCAGGACCAGTTGTTGTTAGTGTAGCAATTAAAGATACAGCACAATTCAGTGCGTATTTAAGAGACCCTCAGGTGCGAGCATTATTGCCTGTAGAGCAGCGATATGCTAAGTTCGTTTGGGGAAAACAAGTAAAAGACGTTCCATTCTTAGATCTATATGCATTAAAAGGAAATAGAGATAATGTAGCAGAACTAAGTGGGGGAGTAATTACTGATGCAAGACAGGAGTATAATCAGGTTGGACAGGTAACTGTAACCATGCAGATGGATGGTAAAGGAGCTAAGAAATGGGAAGAAATGACGGGTAGAGCCTTTAGTCAAAGAAGCCAGATAGCAATTGTACTTGATGATGTAGTATATTCAGCACCAGGAGTAACAAGTGGCCCTATTGGTGGAGGAAGAAGTGAAATTACCGGAGACTTTGATATTACAGAAGGGCAAGATTTAGCAAACGTATTGAGAGCAGGAAAACTGCCTGCTTCTGCAGATATTATCCAAAGTGAAGTTGTTGGACCATCTTTAGGTCAGGAAGCAATTGACAGTGGAATTATGTCTTTTATAATTGCTTTAGTGTTGATTCTGATATGGATGATTTTCTATTATGGAAAAGCAGGAGCTTTTGCAGATGTTGCTTTGGTGGTAAATATCTTATTTATATTCGGAGTATTAGCAGGGTTAAAAGCAGTGTTGACATTACCTGGTATTGCCGGTATTGTATTGACAATTGGTATGTCGGTTGATGCGAATGTGCTTATTTTTGAAAGAATTCGAGAAGAACTTACAAAAGGGAAATCTCAGAAAGAAGCGATAAAAGACGGATTTAGTAATGCATTGTCTTCTATTTTAGATGCTAATATTACTACAGGATTAACAGGGCTTATCTTATTAGTATTTGGAACAGGACCTATTAAAGGGTTTGCTACCACTTTATTGATTGGTATTGCTACATCTTTATTTACTGCAATATTTATTACGAGATTGTTTATTGATGGATATGGTAAAAATGGAAAAGAATTAGCTTTTTCTACCAGTATGACAAAAAATCTGTTCAAGAATGTAAACATCGATTTTATAGTAAAAAGAAAAGTGGCGTATATTTTCTCTGCTATCATTGTTTTAGCAGGATTAGGGTCTTTGTTTACGCAGGGATTAGATCAGGGAGTAGATTTCGTAGGAGGAAGAACATATACTGTACGTTTTGCTAAGGATGTTGTTCCTACAGAAGTAGAAAAAGACTTGATAGCTGTTTTCGAAAGTGCTCAGGCAAAAACATTAGGGGCAGATAACCAGTTAAAAATAACAACTAAGTACAAGGTTAATGAAACTGGAGAAGAAGTAGATAGCGAAATCTCTAACAAGTTATTTAGTGCATTAAAACCATATTTGACAGAAGGATTGAGTTATGAAGAATTCTCAAATGGAGATGAAGATAAACAAGTTGGAATTATGTCATCTATGAAGGTAGGACCTACTATCGCAGATGATATTAAGCAAGCTGCGTTTTGGTCTGTATTAGGGTCTTTGATAGTGGTATTTTTATATATCCTACTTAGATTTAGAAGATGGCAGTTTAGTTTAGGTGCTGTTACTGCTGTATTCCATGATGTATTAGTTGTATTGGGAGTATTCTCTTTGACATGGAAATTTATGCCTTTCAATATGGAAATTGATCAGGCGTTTATTGCGGCAATTCTGACAGTGATCGGATACTCTCTGAATGATACCGTGGTTGTATTCGATAGAATCCGAGAATTTTTAGGAGAACATACAGGATGGCCATTGAGAAAAACAGTGAATGCTGCATTGAATAGTACATTGAGCCGTACCTTGAATACTTCACTAACAACTTTATTAGTATTGGTGACGATATTTATTTTTGCAGTTCCGTTGAGAGGATTCATGTTCTCTCTGATTATCGGGGTGTTGGTAGGTACGTATTCTTCATTATTTATTGCTACTCCTGTAATGTTTGATACGGTGAGTAAAGTAGGTTTAAAAGAGAAAGAAGAAAAACCAAAAGAAGATTTAGTAGAAGCATAA
- a CDS encoding DUF2911 domain-containing protein produces MKKSLVLAVMVFIGSLTSMNAQRFSDLQKSPTDISYAKADRNAKPEVKVIYSRPQKKGRKIFGNLVPFDKVWRTGADEATEIKFFKDVTFGGKTVKAGTYSLFTIPGEKEWTIILNSDLDSWGAYSYNEEKDIARITTSPTTGDSLEAFSIAFKKADKGYDMVLAWDTTRVSIPVSL; encoded by the coding sequence ATGAAAAAAAGTTTAGTATTAGCAGTAATGGTGTTTATTGGTTCATTGACCTCTATGAATGCACAGCGGTTTTCGGATTTACAAAAAAGTCCTACAGACATCTCGTATGCAAAAGCTGACCGAAATGCAAAACCTGAAGTAAAAGTAATTTATAGCCGTCCTCAGAAAAAGGGGAGAAAAATATTCGGGAATCTTGTTCCTTTTGACAAAGTATGGAGAACAGGAGCTGATGAAGCTACTGAAATTAAATTTTTTAAGGATGTAACTTTTGGAGGCAAAACTGTAAAAGCAGGAACTTATTCTCTTTTTACTATTCCAGGAGAAAAAGAATGGACTATTATTCTTAATTCGGACTTAGACAGCTGGGGAGCATATTCTTATAACGAAGAAAAAGATATTGCCAGAATAACCACCTCACCTACTACAGGAGATTCCTTAGAGGCATTTTCGATTGCTTTCAAAAAAGCTGACAAAGGATACGACATGGTATTAGCTTGGGATACTACTCGTGTTTCTATACCTGTTTCCTTATAG
- a CDS encoding DUF192 domain-containing protein — protein sequence MKKIHQLLILLICISSCKDTPTSNSPIKTSEIRFTKEGELYLTKPSGDTIQKLDIEFAISDYEQETGLMYRKSMKNSEGMLFIYPESQPLSFYMKNTLIPLDIIFIDEHQSIINFQKNAKPLDESSLPATAPAQYVLEINAGLSDQWKLQPGDKISFTKK from the coding sequence ATGAAAAAAATACATCAACTCCTCATTTTATTAATTTGTATATCCTCCTGCAAGGATACCCCTACATCAAACTCCCCAATTAAAACTTCTGAAATACGTTTCACTAAAGAAGGAGAACTATATCTCACAAAACCATCTGGAGATACCATACAAAAACTGGATATCGAATTCGCTATCTCAGATTACGAACAAGAAACCGGACTGATGTATCGAAAATCTATGAAAAATTCGGAAGGAATGTTATTCATCTACCCAGAGAGTCAACCGCTTAGTTTTTATATGAAAAACACCTTAATTCCTCTTGATATTATTTTTATAGATGAACACCAGTCTATTATAAATTTTCAAAAAAATGCAAAACCTCTGGACGAATCCTCTCTTCCTGCTACTGCTCCAGCACAATATGTACTGGAGATAAATGCCGGTCTATCTGATCAATGGAAGTTACAGCCTGGAGACAAAATTAGTTTTACAAAAAAATAG
- the asnB gene encoding asparagine synthase B: MCGIVCAFDLKEKAEKLRPQLLEMSKKIRHRGPDWSGIYADENAILAHERLAIVDPASGKQPLFSEDKKLILAANGEIYNHRELREQFKGTYNYQTESDCEVILSLYKKKGTRFLDELNGIFAFALYDAEKDSYFVARDHMGIIPLYMGWDENGTFYVASELKALEGVCTKIELFPPGHYLDSTKGELVRWYVRDWQDYETVKENQTSIEEVREALEAAVHRQLMSDVPYGVLLSGGLDSSVTSAIAKKYSEKRIESGDKTGAWWPQLHSFSVGLEGSPDLAAAQKVADHIGTVHHEIKFTIQEGLDAIKDVIYNLETYDITTVRASTPMYLMARVIKSMGVKMVLSGEGADELFGGYLYFHKAPNAQEFHDETVRKLNKLHMYDCLRANKSLAAWGIEGRVPFLDKEFMDVAMRINPQDKMINGERMEKWVVRKAFESYLPESVAWRQKEQFSDGVGYSWIDTLKEVVEQEVTDEQLANAQYKFPIQTPTSKEEFYYRSIFADHFPSDTAALSVPQEPSVACSTKIALEWDEAFKNMNDPSGRAVANVHEEAY, from the coding sequence ATGTGTGGAATAGTATGTGCCTTTGATTTAAAGGAAAAAGCAGAGAAGTTAAGACCTCAGTTATTGGAAATGTCAAAAAAAATTCGTCATAGAGGTCCGGATTGGAGTGGTATATACGCTGATGAAAATGCAATTTTAGCACATGAGCGATTAGCAATTGTTGATCCTGCATCAGGAAAGCAGCCATTGTTTAGTGAAGATAAAAAATTAATATTGGCAGCTAATGGAGAGATTTATAACCACAGAGAATTAAGAGAACAGTTTAAAGGAACATATAATTATCAAACGGAATCTGATTGTGAAGTCATCTTATCACTGTATAAGAAAAAAGGGACAAGGTTTCTTGATGAATTGAATGGGATTTTTGCTTTCGCACTATACGATGCAGAAAAAGATTCTTATTTCGTAGCAAGAGACCATATGGGAATCATTCCTTTGTATATGGGATGGGATGAGAACGGAACTTTTTATGTTGCTTCAGAGTTGAAGGCGCTAGAAGGTGTTTGTACAAAGATCGAATTGTTTCCTCCAGGACATTATTTAGATAGTACTAAAGGAGAATTAGTACGATGGTATGTCAGAGACTGGCAGGATTATGAAACGGTTAAAGAAAACCAGACAAGTATAGAAGAAGTTAGAGAAGCTTTAGAAGCAGCGGTGCATAGACAATTGATGTCTGATGTTCCATACGGAGTATTGTTGTCTGGAGGGTTGGATTCTTCTGTAACTTCTGCAATAGCTAAAAAATACTCGGAAAAACGTATTGAATCTGGTGATAAGACAGGGGCTTGGTGGCCGCAGTTGCATTCGTTTTCGGTAGGCTTGGAAGGTTCTCCGGATCTGGCAGCTGCACAAAAAGTTGCAGATCATATAGGAACGGTGCATCACGAGATAAAATTTACAATTCAGGAAGGATTGGATGCTATTAAAGATGTTATCTACAATTTAGAAACATATGATATCACCACGGTTAGAGCATCGACTCCGATGTATCTTATGGCACGAGTAATTAAGTCAATGGGAGTGAAAATGGTATTATCAGGAGAAGGAGCAGATGAGTTGTTTGGAGGATATCTATATTTTCATAAAGCCCCAAATGCACAAGAGTTTCATGATGAAACCGTAAGAAAGTTAAATAAGCTTCATATGTATGATTGCTTACGAGCGAACAAATCTTTGGCAGCATGGGGGATAGAAGGACGCGTTCCTTTTCTGGATAAAGAATTTATGGATGTAGCAATGCGTATTAATCCACAGGATAAAATGATCAATGGGGAACGAATGGAAAAGTGGGTAGTAAGAAAAGCTTTTGAGTCGTATTTGCCGGAAAGCGTAGCATGGAGACAAAAAGAGCAGTTTTCTGATGGAGTAGGATATAGCTGGATTGATACACTAAAAGAGGTCGTAGAACAAGAGGTTACAGATGAGCAATTAGCCAATGCTCAATATAAATTTCCAATTCAGACACCCACGTCTAAAGAAGAGTTTTATTACCGTTCAATTTTTGCAGATCATTTCCCGTCGGATACAGCAGCCCTAAGTGTTCCGCAGGAGCCATCAGTAGCATGTAGTACTAAGATTGCCTTGGAATGGGATGAAGCGTTTAAGAATATGAACGATCCTTCTGGTCGTGCAGTTGCGAATGTGCACGAAGAAGCGTATTAA
- the mdh gene encoding malate dehydrogenase translates to MKVTVVGAGAVGASCAEYIAIKDFASEVVLLDIKEGYAEGKAMDLMQTASLNGFDTKITGSTNDYSKTANSDIAVITSGIPRKPGMTREELIGINAGIVKSVVASLVEHSPNAIIIVVSNPMDTMTYLAHKTTDIPKNRIIGMGGALDSARFKYRLAEALEAPISDVDGMVIGGHSDKGMVPLTRLATRNSVPVSEFITEERLEQVSADTKVGGATLTKLLGTSAWYAPGAAVSGLVQAIACDQKKIFPCSTYLEGEYGLNDICIGVPVVLGKNGIEKVVEIALSDAEKAKLAESAEGVKKTNGLLEL, encoded by the coding sequence ATGAAAGTTACAGTTGTAGGAGCTGGTGCAGTAGGCGCGAGTTGTGCCGAATATATTGCAATTAAAGATTTTGCTTCGGAAGTAGTGTTGTTGGATATCAAAGAAGGATACGCAGAAGGAAAAGCAATGGACTTGATGCAGACAGCCTCTTTAAATGGATTCGATACTAAAATTACAGGAAGTACAAATGACTATTCTAAAACTGCTAATAGCGATATAGCTGTAATTACTTCGGGGATTCCTCGTAAGCCGGGAATGACCAGAGAAGAATTGATAGGAATTAATGCCGGGATTGTAAAATCTGTGGTAGCCAGTTTGGTAGAGCACTCTCCTAATGCAATTATCATAGTAGTGAGTAATCCAATGGATACGATGACTTATTTAGCGCATAAAACAACCGATATTCCTAAGAATAGAATTATAGGAATGGGGGGAGCTCTGGATAGTGCACGTTTTAAGTATCGATTAGCAGAAGCATTAGAAGCGCCAATTTCTGATGTAGACGGTATGGTAATCGGAGGTCATAGTGATAAAGGGATGGTTCCGCTTACTAGATTAGCTACCAGAAATAGTGTGCCAGTTTCAGAATTTATTACTGAAGAGCGTTTAGAGCAAGTTTCTGCAGATACTAAGGTGGGAGGAGCTACATTAACGAAGTTGTTAGGAACTTCTGCTTGGTACGCTCCGGGAGCAGCAGTATCTGGATTAGTACAAGCAATCGCTTGTGACCAGAAAAAAATATTCCCTTGTTCTACATACTTAGAAGGAGAATATGGATTAAATGATATTTGTATTGGAGTTCCTGTTGTTTTAGGTAAAAACGGAATCGAAAAAGTTGTAGAAATAGCACTTTCTGATGCAGAAAAAGCAAAACTTGCTGAGAGCGCAGAAGGAGTTAAGAAAACAAACGGATTGTTGGAATTATAA